A genomic stretch from Sporocytophaga myxococcoides DSM 11118 includes:
- a CDS encoding Ku protein, protein MRSMWSGAISFGLVNIPIKLYSASGESSLDLDMLAKKNLAPIRYAKINTITGEEVDFKEIVKGYEIDKGKYVVLEDKDFEQANARKTKAIEIKEFVSEEEIDPLYYEKPYFLEPDRFAEKPYALLREALRESKKVGIGSFVLRNREHICALKAVGDVIILNQLRYYADLRDYNELKLPAADIIGKGEKSMALKLIDQLTEKFQPEQFKDTYIDELKSIIEAKAKGLKIEVTEKAPEPTEVRDLMETLKASLSASKERVPENREPEKKKVAEKKPAAKRKAKKE, encoded by the coding sequence ATGAGATCAATGTGGTCAGGTGCAATCAGTTTTGGTTTGGTAAACATTCCAATCAAATTGTACAGCGCTTCAGGAGAGAGTAGCCTGGATCTGGATATGCTGGCAAAAAAAAATCTTGCACCTATACGATATGCAAAAATTAATACCATTACAGGTGAAGAAGTTGATTTTAAAGAGATTGTCAAAGGATATGAAATCGACAAGGGTAAATATGTTGTTCTGGAAGATAAAGATTTTGAACAGGCTAATGCCCGCAAAACAAAGGCAATTGAGATAAAGGAATTTGTTAGTGAAGAGGAAATAGATCCGCTTTATTATGAAAAACCCTATTTTCTGGAGCCTGATAGATTTGCTGAAAAGCCATATGCCCTCTTAAGGGAAGCGCTGAGAGAGTCAAAGAAAGTAGGCATAGGAAGTTTTGTTCTTCGTAACAGAGAACATATCTGTGCTTTAAAAGCTGTAGGAGATGTGATTATTCTGAATCAGCTGAGGTATTATGCGGATTTGAGAGATTACAATGAATTAAAGCTTCCTGCGGCTGATATTATAGGTAAAGGAGAGAAGTCCATGGCGCTTAAGTTGATAGACCAGTTGACAGAGAAGTTTCAACCAGAGCAGTTTAAAGATACTTATATCGATGAACTGAAAAGTATCATTGAGGCTAAAGCTAAAGGTTTAAAAATTGAAGTAACTGAAAAGGCCCCAGAGCCAACTGAGGTAAGAGATTTGATGGAAACCTTAAAAGCCAGTTTGTCTGCCTCGAAAGAAAGAGTCCCTGAAAACAGAGAGCCGGAAAAGAAAAAAGTAGCGGAAAAGAAACCTGCTGCAAAGAGGAAAGCTAAAAAGGAATAA
- the ligD gene encoding DNA ligase D — protein MGLQEYRKKRTFEETPEPQGEEKEGEGRLTFVVQKHDASHLHYDFRLEIDGVLKSWAVPKGPSLNNKDKRLAMMVEDHPIEYGGFEGIIPKGNYGGGTVMLWDRGVFYAPNIDPDNREENEKALRAGLHAGNLKFILNGEKLNGEFALVKTYKPGGKGNEWLLIKKNDAYATDADVKEQDRSILSGRSMEEIARQSEKEGDVWISGSKEVPLDLSDAVEQPMPHQIQPMMATLLEEPFNNKNWIFEIKWDGYRAVAEVNHTDVQLYSRNNNSFNQLFKPVLVELKKMGLQAVFDGEIVVLNNNNIADFGLIQNYKRTGEGNLVYYVFDLLYLNGYDLTSLPLVKRKELLKQILPKNNVIRYNDHIKEAGVPFFEKAVQQGVEGIIGKKADSVYLRNKRSRDWVKIKTAQRQEAVIAGFTEPRGSRKHLGSLILGAYENGKFVYIGHSGGGFDDTALNDIYERLVSLEIKKAPFKNFPKLPGIIHWVKPELVCEIKFQEWTSEGLMRIPIFMGLREDKSPEEVVKEIEADKKEAEVIINAPKEKPSKERQREAVPRKKALEGKTKKKSKTVTTLPEEAYESVISEETMDKKKQDALVEIGGQSLKFTNLKKVFWPEEGYVKQDLIEYYDHIASIILPYLKDRPESLRRNPNGYDKPSFFQKDMPDSIPQWVETVKIYSDSNEKELNYMLCQDKATLLYMANLGCIEINPWSSRIQSPEQPDYIVIDLDPVGVTFDVVIEVAQAVKHVLDRGKIEGFCKTSGSKGIHIYIPLGAQYTYDQGKDFAYLIAMLTHNLVPQLTSLERMPKNRPNKVYLDYLQNRMGQTLAAPYCLRPKPGATVSTPLEWSEVKKGLNPMEFNIKTIFKRIKEKGDIFKHVLTHVNDMDKSLTYLRQNG, from the coding sequence ATGGGACTTCAGGAATACAGGAAAAAAAGAACTTTTGAGGAAACCCCCGAACCACAGGGCGAAGAAAAGGAGGGAGAAGGCAGGCTCACTTTTGTTGTGCAGAAACATGATGCCTCTCATCTGCATTACGACTTCAGACTTGAAATAGATGGTGTGTTAAAAAGTTGGGCTGTTCCAAAAGGTCCTTCGCTTAATAATAAGGACAAGCGTCTTGCAATGATGGTGGAAGATCATCCTATTGAATATGGTGGTTTTGAAGGTATCATTCCAAAAGGAAATTATGGTGGAGGAACGGTGATGCTCTGGGATCGTGGAGTATTTTATGCTCCGAACATTGATCCTGATAATAGAGAGGAAAATGAAAAGGCCTTGAGAGCCGGTCTTCATGCCGGAAACCTGAAGTTTATTCTTAATGGAGAAAAGCTTAATGGAGAGTTTGCTCTTGTAAAGACCTATAAGCCAGGAGGAAAAGGTAATGAATGGCTGCTCATCAAAAAGAATGATGCATACGCAACTGACGCAGATGTGAAAGAACAGGACAGGTCAATACTTTCGGGAAGGTCAATGGAGGAAATAGCCAGACAGTCCGAAAAAGAGGGAGATGTATGGATTTCGGGTTCAAAAGAAGTTCCTCTTGATCTGAGTGATGCTGTTGAACAGCCTATGCCGCATCAGATCCAGCCCATGATGGCAACACTACTGGAGGAACCTTTTAATAATAAAAACTGGATCTTTGAAATAAAGTGGGACGGTTATCGTGCAGTGGCTGAAGTCAATCATACAGATGTTCAGCTTTACTCCAGAAATAATAATTCATTTAACCAGCTATTTAAACCAGTCCTTGTTGAGTTGAAAAAAATGGGACTACAGGCTGTTTTTGACGGGGAAATCGTAGTGCTCAACAATAATAATATTGCTGACTTTGGATTAATTCAGAATTACAAGAGAACAGGGGAAGGTAATCTTGTTTACTATGTGTTTGATCTTCTTTACCTCAATGGATATGATCTTACTTCTTTACCATTAGTAAAAAGGAAAGAGTTATTAAAACAGATCCTTCCTAAGAATAATGTGATCAGATATAACGATCATATAAAAGAAGCTGGTGTTCCATTCTTTGAGAAGGCCGTGCAGCAAGGTGTTGAAGGTATTATCGGAAAGAAGGCAGACAGTGTTTATCTCCGGAATAAAAGAAGTCGTGATTGGGTAAAGATTAAAACAGCGCAAAGACAGGAAGCTGTTATTGCCGGTTTTACTGAACCGAGAGGGTCACGCAAACATCTGGGATCACTGATTCTTGGAGCATATGAAAACGGTAAGTTTGTTTACATAGGCCATTCAGGAGGAGGGTTCGATGATACCGCCCTTAACGATATTTATGAAAGACTTGTAAGCCTTGAAATTAAAAAAGCTCCTTTTAAAAATTTTCCCAAGCTTCCTGGCATCATCCACTGGGTAAAACCGGAGCTTGTATGTGAGATAAAATTTCAGGAATGGACCTCAGAGGGATTGATGCGGATACCCATCTTCATGGGGCTTAGAGAAGATAAGTCTCCTGAAGAAGTTGTGAAAGAGATAGAAGCTGATAAGAAAGAGGCTGAAGTAATTATTAATGCGCCAAAAGAAAAGCCTTCAAAGGAAAGACAACGTGAGGCAGTGCCGCGTAAAAAAGCTCTGGAAGGAAAAACGAAGAAGAAGTCAAAAACAGTTACTACACTTCCTGAAGAAGCATATGAAAGCGTGATCAGTGAAGAGACGATGGATAAAAAGAAACAGGATGCTTTAGTTGAAATCGGTGGACAGTCATTGAAGTTTACAAATCTTAAAAAGGTCTTCTGGCCTGAAGAAGGCTATGTGAAACAAGATCTGATTGAATATTATGATCATATTGCTTCGATTATTTTACCTTATCTGAAAGACAGGCCTGAAAGCCTGAGACGTAATCCTAATGGTTATGACAAACCAAGTTTTTTTCAAAAGGATATGCCTGATTCTATTCCTCAATGGGTTGAAACTGTAAAGATATATTCAGATTCTAACGAAAAGGAATTGAACTATATGTTGTGTCAGGATAAAGCGACTTTACTTTACATGGCCAATCTGGGATGCATTGAAATCAATCCATGGAGCAGCAGAATACAATCGCCGGAACAACCGGATTATATTGTGATAGATCTTGATCCGGTGGGTGTCACATTTGATGTAGTAATAGAAGTCGCTCAGGCGGTGAAACATGTTTTAGACAGAGGAAAGATAGAGGGATTTTGTAAAACATCAGGTTCGAAAGGAATTCATATATATATACCATTAGGGGCTCAGTATACTTATGACCAGGGAAAGGACTTTGCCTATTTGATTGCTATGCTTACACATAACCTGGTGCCTCAGCTTACAAGCCTTGAACGTATGCCTAAAAACAGGCCGAACAAGGTCTATCTTGATTACCTCCAGAACAGGATGGGACAAACCCTTGCAGCACCTTATTGTCTGAGGCCTAAGCCAGGAGCCACTGTCAGTACACCGCTTGAGTGGAGTGAGGTCAAAAAAGGTTTGAATCCAATGGAGTTTAATATTAAAACGATATTTAAGAGGATTAAAGAAAAAGGAGATATATTTAAGCATGTATTAACCCATGTCAATGATATGGATAAAAGTCTGACTTATCTCAGACAAAACGGTTAA
- a CDS encoding 2OG-Fe(II) oxygenase, translating to MNAIFHTDQIWSIENFLTKSECNDLIALSENIGYKEAEVSLPTGAKMIKSLRNNERVIHSDIGLASTLWDRLIGFCPKEIDNTYPIGLNEQFRFYKYELDQRFKRHIDGRFRRNDTEESRITFMIYLNEEYDGGETAFDEVTVIPRTGMALCFIHELKHEGCPVKNGIKYALRSDVMYKQIVESY from the coding sequence ATGAATGCAATTTTTCACACCGACCAAATCTGGTCAATCGAGAATTTCCTAACTAAGTCCGAGTGCAATGATCTGATAGCATTAAGTGAAAACATCGGATACAAAGAAGCGGAGGTCAGTCTGCCTACGGGTGCCAAAATGATCAAGAGCTTAAGGAACAATGAAAGAGTAATTCATTCTGACATTGGCCTTGCATCTACCCTTTGGGACAGACTAATAGGCTTCTGTCCCAAAGAAATTGATAACACCTATCCGATAGGATTAAATGAACAATTCAGGTTTTATAAGTATGAACTTGATCAGAGATTTAAAAGACATATAGATGGTAGGTTCAGAAGAAATGATACAGAAGAAAGCCGGATCACTTTTATGATCTATTTAAATGAGGAGTATGATGGTGGAGAAACAGCATTTGATGAGGTTACAGTAATTCCTAGAACGGGCATGGCATTATGCTTTATTCATGAATTGAAGCATGAAGGATGTCCGGTAAAGAACGGCATTAAATATGCACTACGTTCAGATGTAATGTATAAACAAATTGTTGAATCCTATTAA
- a CDS encoding 2,3-bisphosphoglycerate-dependent phosphoglycerate mutase: MAQLIIVRHGQSVWNLENRFTGITDVDLTPLGREEAKQAGVLLKPYNFEIAYTSVLRRAIETLNIILRECDKTRIPVFGSPALNERHYGDLQGLNKKQTEIKYGEQQFQLWRRSYEVAPPHGESLKDTRNRVVPYYQKEIEPKLKAGKNILISAHGNSLRALMMFLEEISPEEIPNVTLATGVPRIYEFDQEMKIEKVFDL, encoded by the coding sequence ATGGCACAATTGATTATCGTTCGACACGGACAATCTGTTTGGAATCTTGAAAACAGGTTTACCGGAATTACCGATGTTGACCTTACACCTCTGGGAAGGGAAGAAGCAAAGCAGGCTGGTGTCTTGTTAAAGCCCTATAATTTTGAAATAGCCTATACTTCAGTGCTTAGAAGGGCTATAGAAACTTTAAATATTATTCTGAGGGAATGTGATAAGACAAGAATACCTGTCTTTGGTTCTCCTGCATTAAATGAACGTCATTATGGAGATCTTCAGGGCTTGAATAAAAAACAAACAGAGATAAAATACGGAGAGCAACAGTTTCAACTATGGAGAAGGAGTTATGAAGTTGCTCCGCCCCACGGAGAAAGTCTGAAAGATACAAGAAATCGTGTGGTGCCTTATTATCAGAAGGAAATAGAACCCAAACTAAAAGCTGGTAAAAATATTCTTATATCGGCTCATGGAAACAGCCTCAGAGCGTTAATGATGTTTCTTGAAGAGATTAGCCCTGAAGAGATCCCAAATGTTACTTTAGCTACGGGTGTGCCTAGGATTTATGAGTTTGATCAGGAGATGAAGATTGAAAAGGTTTTTGATTTGTAG